Proteins encoded together in one Telopea speciosissima isolate NSW1024214 ecotype Mountain lineage chromosome 6, Tspe_v1, whole genome shotgun sequence window:
- the LOC122663594 gene encoding uncharacterized protein LOC122663594 translates to MALLCSSPHLSNPNWRRRTSYTSCRTFPNFYTPSNHSPVFLPSRRTGGQYRSIISCQVCTPETITLDRSALDIAEAVSEEELWAAACLRIRSFHEFKECYGIEDHKKYLAEREFEALKERIAGKRVGFKRVSCINATVPLSKTSIFSDDLCSTLKFSANGQDRVVVGSLDLNQCLRLPDEITGEKPEGIGADFARAYLSNVCVAKELHRNGVGYAIVAKSKRVAEEWGITDLYVHVAVDNEPAKKLYMKSGFIYESDEPAWQARFMDRPRRMLLWSGLPSTDNL, encoded by the exons ATGGCGCTTCTCTGTTCCTCTCCTCACCTTTCAAATCCCAATTGGAGGAGGAGAACAAGTTACACGAGTTGTAGAACTTTCCCCAATTTCTACACACCTAGTAACCACTCACCCGTCTTTCTTCCTTCTCGGAGGACAGGAGGCCAGTACCGGTCGATCATCAGTTGTCAGGTCTGCACTCCTGAAACCATAACCCTAGACAGGTCTGCTTTGGACATCGCCGAAGCTGTCTCTGAGGAGGAGTTATGGGCTGCTGCTTGTCTTCGTATACGGTCCTTCCACGAATTCAAAGAGTGTTATGGAATCGAG GATCATAAGAAGTACTTGGCCGAGCGTGAGTTTGAAGCACTAAAGGAACGTATTGCTGGCAAGAGGGTAGGATTTAAAAGGGTTTCTTGCATAAATGCCACTGTTCCATTGTCAAAGACATCAATCTTTTCAGATGATCTCTGCTCCACATTAAAG TTTTCTGCAAATGGACAAGACAGAGTAGTGGTGGGGAGCCTTGATCTTAACCAATGTCTTAGGCTTCCAGACGAAATAACTGGGGAGAAACCAGAG GGCATTGGAGCTGATTTTGCAAGGGCTTATTTAAGTAATGTATGTGTTGCCAAGGAGCTGCACAGAAATGGTGTGGGCTATGCAATTGTTGCCAAATCAAAACGAGTTGCTGAAGAGTGGG GCATAACTGATTTGTACGTCCATGTTGCTGTTGATAATGAACCAGCAAAGAAGCTGTACATGAAGAGTGGTTTTATATATGAAAGTGATGAACCTGCATGGCAAGCCAGGTTTATGGATCGACCTAGACGGATGCTTCTATGGAGTGGTCTCCCTAGCACTGACAACTTGTAG
- the LOC122665236 gene encoding oleosin-like codes for MRKLQDHAPNSTQVLGFLTLMISGAILLLLTGLTVTVTVLGLIFFAPLILLTSPIWVPVGAVLLMGVGGLLSMCGLGVAVVAGLTWIYKYLRGAHPPGSNRIDYARSRLADTASHVKDYARDYGGFLHTRVKDAAPGA; via the coding sequence ATGAGGAAACTGCAAGACCATGCGCCGAATTCGACACAAGTGTTGGGTTTCTTAACGTTGATGATATCAGGAGCGATACTGCTACTTCTGACAGGGCTGACGGTGACGGTCACCGTGTTGGGATTGATATTCTTTGCGCCGTTGATACTGTTGACGAGTCCCATATGGGTGCCGGTAGGGGCAGTGTTGTTGATGGGAGTGGGCGGGTTGTTGAGCATGTGTGGGCTTGGAGTGGCGGTGGTGGCTGGGTTGACTTGGATATACAAGTACCTAAGAGGTGCTCACCCTCCTGGATCTAACAGAATAGATTATGCAAGGAGCAGGCTTGCGGATACGGCCAGCCATGTCAAGGATTATGCTAGGGATTATGGTGGCTTCTTACACACTAGGGTCAAGGATGCTGCTCCTGGCGCTTGA